In one Polaribacter sp. ALD11 genomic region, the following are encoded:
- the lptC gene encoding LPS export ABC transporter periplasmic protein LptC, translated as MKNVKHILIKSITVIFFTVMLFSCSNSTEEVRNFLEEKNLPIGKAKEAYHVYKDSGKITSKLITPLLLDFSNRKNHPYNEFPKGIKIINFNNKGRDSVTIIGDYALSYAKTEVSEIKGNVVVTNHTDKSRLETEQLFWDQKTQYFVSEKAFTMYKENDTITGIGFECKQDLSKHLAKKTTGIIETKE; from the coding sequence AAAACGTTAAACATATACTAATAAAAAGCATTACTGTAATTTTCTTTACAGTAATGCTTTTTTCTTGCTCTAATAGTACAGAAGAGGTTCGTAATTTTTTAGAAGAAAAAAACCTACCAATTGGTAAAGCAAAAGAAGCGTATCATGTTTATAAAGATTCAGGGAAAATTACATCTAAGCTAATTACTCCCTTATTATTAGATTTTAGCAACCGAAAAAATCACCCTTATAATGAATTTCCTAAAGGAATAAAAATTATAAATTTTAATAATAAAGGAAGAGATTCTGTAACTATTATTGGAGATTATGCATTATCTTATGCAAAAACAGAAGTTTCAGAAATTAAGGGGAATGTTGTTGTTACAAATCACACAGATAAATCGAGATTAGAGACGGAGCAATTGTTTTGGGATCAAAAGACGCAATATTTTGTATCTGAAAAAGCATTTACAATGTACAAAGAAAATGACACTATAACTGGTATTGGTTTTGAATGTAAACAAGATTTAAGCAAGCATTTAGCGAAAAAAACAACAGGAATAATAGAAACAAAAGAATAA